A single genomic interval of Pyrus communis chromosome 5, drPyrComm1.1, whole genome shotgun sequence harbors:
- the LOC137733442 gene encoding probable sugar phosphate/phosphate translocator At3g11320, whose translation MKGKSRLFTIGLVTAWYSSNIGVLLLNKYLLSNYGFKYPIFLTMCHMTACSLLSYIAIAWMKMVPMQTIRSRVQFLKIAALSLVFCVSVVFGNISLRYLPVSFNQAIGATTPFFTAVFAYFMTLKREAWLTYLTLVPVVTGVIIASGGEPSFHLFGFLICVAATAARALKSVLQGILLSSEGEKLNSMNLLLYMAPIAVVFLLPATLIMEENVVGITLALARDDVKIIWYLLFNSALAYFVNLTNFLVTKHTSALTLQVLGNAKGAVAVVVSILIFRNPVSVTGMLGYTLTVFGVILYSEAKKRSKS comes from the exons ATGAAGGGGAAAAGCCGCTTGTTCACGATCGGGCTCGTTACCGCCTGGTactcgtccaacattggggtttTGCTGCTGAACAAGTACTTGCTAAGCAACTATGGCTTCAAATACCCGATCTTCCTCACCATGTGCCACATGACGGCTTGCTCTCTGCTCAGCTACATCGCAATTGCTTGGATGAAGATGGTTCCGATGCAGACTATTCGATCCCGGGTTCAATTCTTGAAGATCGCGGCGCTCAGCCTGGTGTTTTGTGTCTCCGTCGTGTTTGGGAACATTTCGCTGCGGTATTTGCCGGTGTCGTTTAACCAGGCTATTGGCGCCACCACACCGTTCTTCACTGCGGTTTTCGCCTACTTTATGACTCTCAAAAGGGAGGCTTGGCTCACGTATCTCACCCTCGTTCCTGTTGTTACAGGAGTCATCATTGCAAGTGGG GGTGAACCAAGTTTCCATTTATTTGGTTTCTTAATATGCGTAGCAGCAACCGCTGCCAGGGCGCTTAAATCGGTGCTACAAGGGATTTTGCTTTCTTCTGAAGG GGAGAAGCTGAATTCCATGAACCTCCTTCTGTATATGGCTCCGATAGCCGTTGTTTTCTTACTTCCGGCAACACTTATCATGGAAGAAAATGTTGTTGGTATAACACTAGCTCTTGCAAGAGACGATGTCAAGATCATATGGTACCTACTATTCAATTCGGCGCTGGCATATTTTGTAAATCTGACCAACTTTTTGGTCACAAAGCACACTAGTGCTCTGACTCTTCAG GTGCTAGGGAACGCTAAAGGAGCTGTAGCTGTTGTGGTCTCGATATTGATTTTTAGAAATCCAGTTTCTGTGACAGGGATGCTGGGTTACACTCTTACAGTCTTTGGAGTGATCCTATACAGTGAAGCCAAGAAACGAAGCAAATCATAG
- the LOC137734449 gene encoding proliferating cell nuclear antigen-like produces the protein MKIKTRDTNSRFKMKLTQTVGEFLGIPEEEYHATVKMPQARLAKICKDLSSIGDSVELEMSVSNEVVKFSALGESGTAKITCRHNITVDKPEEATSIDMEEPASLTISLSNMTSLVAAIPSTSQVIINLSSNSHLPVVIEYRVAEMRYVGFFRLASHVDVGNLQGSEGENEVEV, from the exons ATGAAGATCAAGACGCGAGATACGAATTCCCGTTTCAAGATGAAGCTAACGCAGACTGTAGGCGAATTTCTTGGGATTCCAGAAGAAGAGTACCACGCCACTGTCAAGATGCCGCAGGCGAGGCTTGCTAAGATTTGCAAGGATCTTAGCAGCATCGGTGATTCTG TTGAACTTGAGATGTCTGTGAGCAATGAAGTTGTCAAGTTCTCCGCCCTAGGTGAATCTGGGACTGCTAAAATCACTTGCAGGCACAACATCACCGTCGACAAG CCTGAAGAAGCTACCAGTATAGACATGGAGGAACCTGCTAGCCTGACCATTAGTCTGAGCAATATGACTTCGCTCGTCGCAGCCATCCCATCAACGAGCCAAGTGATAATCAACCTGTCTTCGAATTCCCATCTGCCGGTTGTGATCGAGTACAGAGTTGCTGAGATGCGTTACGTAGGGTTCTTCCGCTTGGCTTCTCACGTAGATGTCGGAAACCTACAAGGGTCGGAAGGTGAAAATGAAGTGGAGGTTTGA
- the LOC137734070 gene encoding LIM domain-containing protein WLIM2b-like → MSFIGTQQKCKACEKTVYPVEELSADGISYHKSCFKCTHCKGTLKLSNFSSMEGVLYCKPHFEQLFKETGNFNKNFQSPAKSAEKLTPELTRSPSKAASMFSGTQDKCATCGKTAYPLEKVTVESQAYHKSCFKCSHGGCPITPSNYAALEGILYCKHHFSQLFKEKGSYNHLIKSASIKRTAAAAAAAAATVASIPEA, encoded by the exons ATGTCTTTCATTGGCACCCAGCAGAAATGCAAGGCTTGTGAAAAGACAGTTTACCCAGTGGAGGAGCTTTCTGCTGATGGGATTTCCTACCACAAGTCTTGCTTCAAATGCACCCACTGCAAAGGGACTTTGAAG CTGAGCAATTTTTCCTCAATGGAAGGTGTCCTGTACTGTAAGCCTCACTTTGAGCAACTGTTCAAGGAGACTGGCAATTTCAACAAGAACTTTCAGTCGC CTGCAAAGTCAGCTGAGAAATTAACTCCAGAGCTG ACTAGATCACCTAGCAAAGCTGCTAGCATGTTTTCTGGAACACAAGACAAATGTGCTACTTGTGGTAAAACAGCTTACCCATTGGAGAAG GTGACAGTGGAGAGCCAGGCCTACCACAAGTCGTGTTTCAAGTGTTCTCACGGCGGCTGTCCTATTACTCCCTCAAACTACGCCGCCCTGGAGGGCATTTTATACTGCAAGCACCATTTCTCCCAGCTTTTCAAGGAGAAGGGGAGCTACAACCATCTTATTAAGTCTGCATCAATCAAGCGCACAGCAGCTGCAGCAGCAGCGGCAGCAGCAACAGTAGCCTCCATTCCAGAAGCATAA